The following coding sequences lie in one Desulfobotulus pelophilus genomic window:
- a CDS encoding efflux RND transporter periplasmic adaptor subunit, translated as MKQAERTGRRKRGLAGWMLFSCMIALVAGSAAWHFFVRNGGEGISWATAAVQRGSIEDLVAATGVLQPRNYVDVGAQVSGQLQRIGVEVGDFVKEGELLAEIDPTLFVAKVDASRAQLRYQKAQLQDRKAQLQQAVNQHERQKNLMAEGATTLEAAQNAETSLLSAEAQVAMLLAQIEQTESTLRADEASLGYARIYAPMDGTVVSISARQGQTLNASQQAPTILRIADLSTMTVETRVSEADIGRLFMGMDVYFTTLGSQNRRWRGKLKRIEPTPVVENNVVLYNALFDVENSGGELFTQMTAQVFFVVAAAANTLVIPQSALMAGEPGQERMAPGGGRGRRPETPGERPEKGARAEVKMARVRVLGSNGVAEIREVRTGVSNRVQVQVLSGLEEGEKVITGQLLAGQRSPARTEGGMPGMPRMR; from the coding sequence ATGAAACAGGCGGAGAGAACGGGGAGGAGAAAACGAGGGCTGGCTGGATGGATGCTGTTTAGCTGTATGATTGCCCTTGTTGCGGGCAGTGCGGCCTGGCATTTTTTCGTAAGGAACGGTGGAGAAGGGATTTCATGGGCTACCGCTGCCGTTCAGCGGGGAAGCATTGAAGATCTGGTTGCGGCAACGGGTGTGCTGCAGCCCAGAAACTATGTGGATGTGGGTGCTCAGGTTTCCGGACAGCTGCAGCGCATAGGGGTTGAAGTGGGGGATTTTGTCAAAGAGGGAGAACTGCTGGCGGAGATTGATCCCACCCTCTTTGTGGCAAAAGTGGATGCCAGCCGTGCCCAGCTACGGTATCAGAAGGCTCAGTTGCAGGATAGAAAAGCCCAGCTGCAGCAGGCCGTCAATCAGCATGAGCGGCAGAAGAATCTTATGGCCGAAGGGGCTACCACCCTTGAAGCAGCTCAGAATGCGGAAACATCCCTTCTTTCCGCAGAGGCTCAGGTTGCCATGCTCCTTGCCCAGATTGAACAGACCGAATCCACCCTGCGGGCGGATGAAGCCAGCCTTGGGTATGCCCGTATTTATGCACCCATGGATGGAACGGTGGTTTCCATTTCTGCCCGTCAGGGCCAGACCCTCAATGCCAGCCAGCAGGCTCCCACCATTCTGCGCATTGCGGATCTTTCCACCATGACCGTGGAGACAAGGGTGTCCGAAGCGGATATCGGCAGGCTGTTTATGGGAATGGATGTGTATTTCACCACCCTTGGCAGCCAGAACCGGCGCTGGAGGGGAAAACTGAAGCGCATTGAACCCACTCCCGTGGTGGAAAACAATGTGGTGCTCTATAATGCCCTCTTTGATGTGGAGAACAGCGGTGGAGAACTCTTTACCCAGATGACAGCCCAGGTCTTTTTTGTGGTGGCGGCCGCTGCGAATACCCTTGTCATACCGCAGTCTGCCCTGATGGCAGGAGAGCCCGGACAGGAGCGCATGGCCCCGGGGGGGGGAAGGGGACGGAGGCCTGAGACTCCGGGTGAAAGGCCGGAAAAAGGCGCCAGAGCAGAGGTAAAAATGGCCCGTGTCCGGGTGCTGGGCAGCAACGGAGTGGCAGAAATCCGGGAAGTGCGGACGGGAGTCAGCAACCGGGTGCAGGTGCAGGTTCTTTCCGGATTGGAAGAAGGGGAAAAAGTGATAACGGGTCAGCTTCTCGCCGGTCAGAGATCCCCTGCCCGTACGGAGGGTGGTATGCCCGGAATGCCGAGGATGCGATGA
- a CDS encoding MacB family efflux pump subunit has protein sequence MNTAAEPLLELKGVTRVYRSGDMDVEVLHGIDLTIYPGEFVAIMGSSGSGKSTLMNILGCLDRPTKGEYLFMGKDVSRMDNGELARMRREEFGFVFQSYNLIATASARDNVAVPAVYAGMKSRDRKERAAHLLEELGMGDRLFHRPTQLSGGQQQRVSIARALMNGGRILLADEPTGALDSRNGAEVMRLLGELSERGHTLILITHEKEVAAHAHRIIEIRDGHILSDPGSVPGAAAMPERVISGEESSFLSELAEATLTALRSLKSNIFRTILTLLGIVIGVASVIALMGIGDGARQAVVERISSMGSNLLTVRPGAPNMRGRGDIATLVWDDVRAIGELDNVLAAVPEQSGSVTLRYGRMDHRAEINGTSWNYVVARTWSPSVGTFFTAEDEAAYATVAVLGQTVAEALFPGADPLGEYILINSIPFQVTGVMAPMGAGFGGRDQDDVVFVPYTTGSLRITGQRHLRNITVAVKDVKRMDETQNAVHALLLARHGVEDFQIRNMASLIESVSETQNTLTILLASIAAISLLVGGIGVMNIMLVSVTERTREIGIRMATGARMRNIMQQFLIEALVVSTMGGLIGVGAGLGVAAVIAALGTPVQYTSAPVLLAFGCAFATGLVFGYLPARKAAGLDPVVALASE, from the coding sequence ATGAACACAGCCGCCGAACCTCTTCTGGAGCTGAAGGGCGTCACCAGGGTGTATCGCAGTGGTGACATGGATGTGGAAGTGCTCCATGGCATTGATCTGACAATATATCCCGGCGAGTTTGTGGCCATCATGGGCAGTTCCGGATCCGGTAAATCCACCCTGATGAACATCCTCGGCTGTCTGGACCGGCCCACCAAGGGAGAATACCTCTTCATGGGCAAGGACGTGTCCCGCATGGACAATGGGGAGCTGGCCCGGATGCGGCGGGAGGAATTCGGTTTTGTTTTTCAGAGCTACAATCTCATTGCCACGGCCAGTGCCAGGGATAATGTGGCCGTACCGGCGGTGTATGCGGGCATGAAATCCCGTGACAGAAAGGAAAGGGCTGCCCACCTTCTGGAGGAGCTGGGAATGGGAGACCGCCTGTTTCACAGACCGACCCAGCTTTCCGGCGGTCAGCAGCAGCGGGTGTCCATTGCCCGTGCTCTGATGAACGGTGGTCGTATTCTGCTGGCGGACGAGCCCACAGGAGCTCTGGACAGTCGTAACGGAGCAGAGGTCATGCGTCTTCTGGGCGAGCTTTCGGAACGGGGCCATACCCTGATTCTCATTACCCATGAAAAGGAAGTGGCCGCCCATGCCCATCGCATCATTGAGATCCGTGACGGTCATATTCTTTCGGATCCCGGCTCCGTGCCCGGAGCCGCAGCCATGCCGGAGAGGGTTATCAGTGGTGAAGAAAGCTCTTTTTTGTCAGAACTTGCGGAAGCAACCCTCACAGCGCTGCGTTCCCTGAAAAGCAATATTTTCCGGACCATTCTCACCCTTCTGGGTATTGTCATCGGTGTGGCTTCCGTCATTGCCCTGATGGGTATCGGTGATGGTGCAAGGCAGGCTGTGGTGGAGCGGATCAGTTCCATGGGCAGCAACCTGCTCACCGTACGGCCGGGGGCTCCCAACATGCGGGGCCGGGGGGATATTGCCACACTGGTATGGGATGATGTCCGTGCCATTGGCGAGCTGGACAATGTGCTGGCCGCCGTGCCGGAACAGTCCGGCTCCGTGACCCTGCGGTATGGCCGTATGGATCACAGGGCGGAAATCAACGGAACCTCATGGAACTATGTGGTGGCAAGAACCTGGAGTCCTTCCGTCGGCACCTTTTTTACGGCGGAAGACGAGGCGGCCTATGCCACCGTTGCCGTGCTGGGCCAGACCGTTGCCGAGGCCCTTTTCCCCGGTGCCGATCCTTTGGGGGAATATATACTCATCAACAGTATCCCCTTTCAGGTAACCGGGGTGATGGCGCCCATGGGGGCCGGTTTTGGTGGCAGGGATCAGGATGATGTGGTTTTTGTACCGTATACCACGGGCAGCCTGAGGATTACGGGGCAGCGACATCTGCGGAATATCACAGTGGCGGTAAAGGATGTGAAACGAATGGATGAAACCCAGAATGCGGTACATGCCCTTCTCCTTGCCCGCCACGGTGTGGAAGATTTCCAGATCCGGAACATGGCTTCTCTCATTGAGTCCGTTTCCGAAACCCAGAACACCCTGACCATTCTGCTGGCTTCCATTGCCGCCATTTCCCTTCTGGTGGGCGGCATCGGTGTGATGAACATTATGCTGGTCAGTGTGACGGAGCGGACCCGTGAAATCGGTATCCGCATGGCCACAGGGGCCAGAATGCGGAATATCATGCAGCAGTTTCTCATTGAGGCGCTGGTGGTTTCCACCATGGGAGGACTCATCGGCGTGGGTGCGGGCCTTGGCGTGGCGGCTGTGATTGCGGCTCTGGGTACGCCCGTTCAGTATACCTCCGCACCGGTACTGCTGGCCTTTGGCTGCGCCTTTGCAACGGGTCTTGTTTTCGGATATCTCCCTGCCCGCAAGGCAGCAGGGCTGGATCCGGTTGTGGCACTGGCTTCGGAATGA
- a CDS encoding efflux transporter outer membrane subunit produces the protein MNSMKERLFIRLHTGAGPYRRGALLLGGFSLWQKPFVPFLFSAFFCLLVFCTGCALKDPEALESPPVLPENWSAGMVMDGELPENDWWRSFRSRGLEGLLEEALSASPDMTMAVERVIQAESQLRITGASLFPSLNLSGGSSWRRNWASGGKTASSESTNLSMGASYEVDVWGKVAADMRASGALLHMAEYDRDAVRLSLMAGVASGYFQVLALEERLQISRSNLVIARRVLAFVESRHRHGSATELDLKRQQSAVLSQESTLLSLEEQYRQQRSALAILVGRQPQSFDPGTEAFREIIIPQVTAYMPSELLLRRPDIARGEAQLAASAASVTIAKTAFLPSFQLSGSGGLASTALVSLASPDGSLSLSAAIAQTIFDGGRRKNQVAAAESRLREQVESYRKSILTALKEVEDGLNRADFSGRQMSLQQAIEEKAARSLVLAELRYREGADDLLTLLDAQRSLFQAKDQMVQLRLASLDAALDLYKVLGGGWERRG, from the coding sequence ATGAATAGCATGAAAGAAAGACTGTTTATCCGGCTCCATACGGGAGCTGGCCCATATCGTAGAGGGGCTTTGCTCCTTGGCGGGTTCAGCCTGTGGCAAAAGCCTTTTGTCCCCTTTTTGTTTTCTGCGTTTTTCTGTCTTCTGGTTTTTTGTACAGGATGTGCGCTCAAAGACCCGGAGGCTCTGGAATCTCCCCCTGTCCTGCCGGAAAACTGGTCTGCAGGTATGGTTATGGATGGGGAGCTGCCGGAGAATGACTGGTGGCGCAGTTTCCGGTCAAGGGGGCTGGAAGGGCTTCTGGAGGAGGCCCTTTCCGCCTCTCCGGATATGACCATGGCTGTGGAGCGGGTGATTCAGGCGGAAAGCCAGCTTCGCATCACCGGAGCCTCCCTCTTCCCTTCCCTGAACCTCAGCGGTGGAAGTTCATGGCGCAGAAACTGGGCTTCCGGAGGTAAAACGGCTTCCTCAGAATCCACAAACCTTTCCATGGGAGCCAGCTATGAGGTGGATGTCTGGGGAAAGGTTGCCGCTGACATGCGCGCTTCCGGTGCCCTTCTCCATATGGCCGAATATGACCGGGATGCTGTTCGCTTAAGCCTCATGGCAGGAGTGGCCTCCGGATATTTTCAGGTGCTGGCCCTGGAGGAGCGTCTGCAGATCAGCCGCAGCAATCTGGTCATTGCCAGAAGGGTACTGGCCTTTGTGGAGTCCCGGCACAGGCACGGCAGTGCGACGGAACTGGATCTGAAGCGGCAGCAGTCTGCGGTGCTGAGTCAGGAATCCACCCTTTTATCCCTGGAAGAGCAGTACCGTCAGCAGCGTTCCGCCCTTGCCATTCTGGTGGGGCGTCAGCCCCAGTCCTTTGATCCGGGTACGGAGGCATTCCGCGAAATAATCATTCCGCAGGTGACGGCCTACATGCCATCGGAGCTTCTTCTGCGCAGGCCGGATATTGCAAGGGGCGAGGCCCAGCTGGCGGCATCGGCGGCCAGTGTAACCATTGCAAAGACGGCCTTTCTGCCTTCTTTCCAGCTTTCCGGTTCCGGAGGGCTGGCCAGTACGGCCCTTGTATCCCTTGCCAGTCCCGATGGCAGTCTGAGCCTTTCCGCCGCCATTGCCCAGACAATTTTTGACGGCGGACGCCGGAAAAATCAGGTTGCCGCAGCCGAATCCCGGCTCAGGGAGCAGGTGGAAAGCTATCGGAAAAGTATTCTTACGGCTTTAAAGGAAGTGGAAGACGGACTGAACCGGGCGGATTTTTCCGGTCGTCAGATGTCTTTGCAGCAAGCCATAGAGGAGAAGGCGGCCCGGAGCCTCGTGCTGGCGGAGCTGCGCTACCGGGAAGGTGCGGATGACCTGTTGACCCTGCTGGATGCCCAGCGCAGTCTTTTTCAGGCCAAGGATCAGATGGTACAGCTCCGGCTGGCAAGTCTGGATGCGGCACTGGATCTTTATAAGGTACTGGGCGGCGGGTGGGAGAGGAGGGGCTGA
- a CDS encoding type II toxin-antitoxin system RelE family toxin encodes MVWQIEFDKRAMKELSKAEPQIQRRMIAFLRDKVAQDPKAFGAPLQSNLSGLWKFRMGDYRIIAELWEEKITVMVLRIGHRKNIYGGH; translated from the coding sequence TTGGTTTGGCAGATTGAATTTGACAAAAGGGCTATGAAAGAACTTTCCAAGGCTGAGCCACAGATTCAAAGGCGCATGATCGCTTTTCTCAGGGATAAGGTGGCGCAAGACCCGAAAGCCTTTGGTGCGCCACTTCAAAGCAATCTGTCTGGATTGTGGAAGTTCAGAATGGGAGACTACCGGATCATAGCAGAATTATGGGAAGAAAAAATAACCGTCATGGTGTTGCGTATAGGCCACCGGAAAAATATTTATGGGGGACACTGA
- the relB gene encoding type II toxin-antitoxin system RelB family antitoxin — protein MPKVREINNPVMLGVRIPAELNARLDTLSEATGRNKSFYVREALSEYIADMEDIYLAEKRLEDLRAGHRSTMTLEEVEKALGLAD, from the coding sequence ATGCCAAAAGTAAGAGAAATTAATAACCCGGTTATGCTTGGGGTAAGGATTCCAGCGGAGTTAAATGCCAGACTGGACACGCTTTCAGAGGCAACAGGGCGCAACAAATCTTTTTATGTTCGGGAGGCCCTTTCTGAATACATAGCCGACATGGAAGACATCTATCTTGCGGAAAAACGCCTTGAGGACTTGAGGGCTGGCCACCGTTCCACCATGACCCTGGAAGAAGTGGAGAAGGCCCTTGGTTTGGCAGATTGA
- a CDS encoding TolC family protein — MTGGAVSGQGRGIGRAPGRGPFRISGSGHGRGAGFDAGRRKNQVAAAESRLREQVESYRKSILTALKEVEDGLNRADFSGRQMSLQQAIEEKAARSFVLVELRYREGADDLLTLLDAQRSLFQAKDQMVLLRLASLDAALDLYRVLGGGWERQSI; from the coding sequence ATGACTGGTGGCGCAGTTTCCGGTCAGGGGAGGGGGATTGGAAGAGCACCTGGAAGAGGCCCTTTCCGCATCTCCGGATCTGGCCATGGCCGTGGAGCGGGTTTTGATGCCGGGCGCCGTAAAAATCAGGTTGCCGCAGCCGAATCCCGGCTCAGGGAGCAGGTGGAAAGCTATCGGAAAAGTATTCTTACGGCTTTAAAGGAAGTGGAAGACGGACTGAATCGGGCGGATTTTTCCGGTCGTCAGATGTCTTTGCAGCAAGCCATAGAGGAGAAGGCGGCCCGGAGCTTCGTGCTGGTGGAGCTGCGTTACCGGGAAGGTGCGGATGACCTCCTGACCCTGCTCGACGCCCAGCGCAGTCTTTTTCAGGCTAAGGATCAGATGGTGCTGCTCCGGCTGGCAAGTCTGGATGCGGCACTGGATCTTTATAGAGTACTGGGTGGAGGGTGGGAGAGGCAATCTATCTGA
- a CDS encoding methyl-accepting chemotaxis protein → MKWNMGVGAKITVLVNAAVALILTGIIWFLSSLFVTAVQKSVYEAVDLEASRRAEEIRSELRSIADIASTTAGLTAGLLASGHEAQHSLAPALASIVERHTGLLAAWILLDPSPTSGSFSLRFHRDTGTLRSGSLMGISAEMDTYYNNLRRKNQNDIADPLIRTITGRSIPVLVAISPIHLNGQKVGMAGVEVTAHSIQKIVSSIKPLDNGYGFLFSNDTKYMYHPNERQIGRTILEVRPDARQRDADVRAGRQRREEQQALATGETSYFIFEPIRMEGSDAPWSLAVTVSLTALLADAKNAVRLVVGAGILAVFLIIGIVFGISRIITGPINSMVANLQDIAEGEGDLTRRLNAKSKDELGQLAYWFNAFMDRLQSLIKETAENAKSLDQAANMLTELSSDMSSSARGMSGQADNLAKETNEINGSMGNVAAVMDQSSSNAGMVASATEEMSSTVDEIARNIEKTRSISSQAVSGTTSSIAQVEALSKAALDVGRVVEVITEISEQVNLLALNATIEAARAGEAGKGFAVVANEIKDLARQTASATFEIKDKISNMQNNTEGVAAGIQDVSAVITSMNEIITTIASAVEEQSSATREIASNISDVSSGIQNVNRHISKSADAISRVSGDILLVNQAASEMTESSGKVKDRAEALLSISGKLNTVVRTFKV, encoded by the coding sequence ATGAAATGGAACATGGGTGTCGGAGCCAAAATCACCGTATTGGTAAATGCTGCCGTAGCGTTAATCCTGACAGGGATTATCTGGTTTCTCAGCTCTCTTTTTGTTACAGCCGTTCAAAAAAGTGTATATGAGGCTGTGGACCTTGAAGCATCACGGCGGGCGGAGGAGATCAGATCCGAACTGCGCAGCATAGCCGACATCGCTTCCACTACAGCCGGCCTCACAGCCGGCCTCCTTGCCAGCGGGCATGAAGCACAGCACTCCCTTGCGCCAGCATTGGCCTCCATTGTAGAACGACACACAGGGCTGCTTGCCGCCTGGATTCTTCTGGACCCCTCTCCTACATCCGGTTCCTTTTCCCTCCGGTTCCACCGGGATACGGGCACTCTCCGGTCCGGCTCCCTCATGGGTATCTCCGCAGAAATGGATACGTACTACAACAACCTGAGAAGAAAAAACCAGAATGATATTGCCGATCCGCTCATACGGACCATAACCGGCAGATCAATCCCGGTTTTGGTTGCCATATCCCCGATTCATCTCAATGGTCAGAAAGTCGGCATGGCCGGTGTGGAAGTTACAGCCCACAGCATTCAGAAGATTGTTTCCTCCATCAAGCCACTGGATAATGGATACGGTTTTCTGTTTTCGAATGATACCAAATACATGTATCACCCAAACGAAAGACAGATCGGCCGTACCATACTGGAAGTCCGGCCGGATGCACGGCAAAGGGACGCAGATGTCCGTGCAGGCCGCCAGCGGCGGGAAGAACAGCAGGCTCTTGCCACCGGGGAAACATCCTATTTCATCTTTGAACCCATACGTATGGAAGGATCGGACGCTCCCTGGAGTCTGGCGGTCACCGTCTCCCTGACAGCCCTGCTGGCTGACGCCAAAAACGCTGTCAGACTTGTGGTTGGCGCTGGGATTCTGGCTGTTTTTCTTATCATCGGAATTGTTTTTGGCATCAGTCGTATCATCACTGGTCCCATTAATTCTATGGTAGCCAATCTTCAGGACATTGCAGAAGGGGAAGGGGATCTTACACGGCGATTAAACGCAAAATCAAAAGATGAACTGGGACAGCTGGCTTACTGGTTCAATGCCTTCATGGACAGGCTGCAAAGCCTGATCAAGGAGACAGCAGAAAATGCCAAATCCCTGGATCAGGCAGCCAACATGCTCACGGAGCTTTCCAGCGACATGTCGTCTTCGGCCCGGGGGATGTCTGGCCAGGCAGATAATCTGGCAAAAGAGACGAATGAAATAAATGGCAGCATGGGCAACGTGGCCGCTGTGATGGACCAATCCAGCAGCAATGCCGGGATGGTGGCATCGGCAACAGAAGAAATGTCTTCAACCGTAGACGAGATCGCCAGAAATATAGAAAAAACCCGAAGTATTTCCAGTCAGGCCGTATCCGGTACCACAAGCTCCATCGCTCAGGTGGAAGCTCTCAGCAAAGCGGCTTTGGATGTAGGGAGAGTGGTGGAGGTGATTACGGAAATATCTGAGCAGGTCAATCTTCTTGCGCTCAATGCAACCATTGAAGCCGCCCGTGCCGGAGAGGCGGGTAAAGGCTTTGCAGTGGTAGCCAATGAAATTAAGGATCTGGCCAGACAGACTGCCAGTGCAACCTTTGAAATCAAAGATAAAATCAGCAACATGCAGAATAACACGGAGGGAGTCGCCGCAGGAATTCAGGATGTTTCCGCCGTTATCACCAGCATGAATGAGATTATTACAACCATTGCTTCCGCCGTGGAGGAACAGTCTTCCGCCACTCGGGAGATTGCCTCTAACATCAGTGATGTCTCCTCCGGGATTCAGAATGTAAACAGACATATCAGTAAAAGTGCCGACGCGATTTCCCGTGTCTCCGGTGATATTCTTCTTGTCAATCAGGCTGCCAGCGAAATGACCGAAAGCAGTGGTAAGGTGAAAGACAGGGCGGAGGCACTGCTCAGCATTTCCGGAAAACTTAACACTGTTGTCAGAACATTCAAGGTATAG
- a CDS encoding TonB-dependent receptor plug domain-containing protein, with amino-acid sequence MNSYYWKGGLWCLSLIVVAGWVYAKEVPGDTELSQVVVSASRTEQRLADTPRPTYVITAEEIEARQPQNIQVLLREIPGLQVVERTGSWGGGGSVRLMGLDAHHTLVLVDGQRFIGGNDVVDIASIPVEAIERIEVVKGPGSALYGSDALGGVVQIFTKKAKEGSALRGGVAAGSRNRFRGHAGADYGSEKYGIRMDYTYRRDDGIEQPKDKSRWEALSTTINYAASESVNFTFTPLFTRQVTTDDSQKQGGQTVIQERIQERSGMNALVDFRPDALTKLHTRASYIAHDHRREDGSLEQLAQSWEFETGASRIFGRHTLSAGYAYLGEKIEDKATHIPASQKTHSIPGDSADQDTHSFYLQDAMDFGRTLVTIGGQVGYHEDWDTECNPQAGLVFRAMDTLHLRASVGRAFAGPSLLKRYAEMPRQRRQFIVRPNADLKPEKSISWQAGFDWEATPAVLIRASFFRNEIDDLIVTVPVDYTQTPRLETYANIGEAVTQGVEWSASWRVFEGFRATLTHSYTDTEDKSTGKKLTDRPEHRAGLDLDYHFRYPDIRFRLTGSWTGERDTMDGNTRKSLSSYETFDLAVTWKPVPQMELFTRIENLTNEKNIEDEWRLDGTEWMAGMKFYF; translated from the coding sequence ATGAACAGCTATTATTGGAAGGGCGGTCTATGGTGTCTATCGTTGATAGTGGTAGCAGGCTGGGTTTACGCAAAAGAGGTTCCCGGAGATACGGAGCTGAGCCAGGTGGTGGTCAGCGCCAGTCGTACGGAACAGCGTCTGGCGGATACGCCGAGGCCCACCTATGTGATCACGGCAGAGGAAATTGAAGCACGCCAGCCCCAGAATATTCAGGTATTGTTACGGGAAATTCCCGGTCTTCAGGTGGTGGAACGTACCGGTTCCTGGGGCGGTGGCGGGAGTGTACGGCTGATGGGGCTGGATGCCCACCATACGCTGGTGCTGGTAGATGGTCAGCGTTTTATCGGTGGCAATGATGTGGTGGATATTGCCAGCATACCCGTGGAAGCCATTGAGCGCATTGAAGTGGTCAAGGGGCCGGGGTCTGCTCTGTACGGCAGCGATGCCCTGGGCGGTGTTGTTCAGATTTTCACCAAAAAGGCCAAAGAGGGTTCCGCCCTTCGCGGCGGCGTGGCCGCAGGCAGTCGTAACCGTTTCCGGGGCCATGCCGGTGCGGACTATGGCAGTGAAAAGTACGGTATCCGTATGGATTATACCTATCGCAGGGATGATGGAATTGAACAGCCCAAGGATAAAAGCCGGTGGGAAGCCCTTTCCACAACCATCAACTATGCGGCCAGCGAGTCCGTGAACTTTACCTTTACACCCCTCTTTACCCGTCAGGTGACAACGGATGACTCCCAGAAACAGGGGGGGCAGACCGTTATTCAGGAACGGATTCAGGAACGCAGTGGCATGAATGCCCTTGTGGACTTCAGGCCGGATGCACTGACAAAGCTTCATACCCGCGCCAGCTACATTGCCCATGATCACCGCAGGGAAGACGGTTCTCTGGAACAACTTGCCCAGTCATGGGAGTTTGAGACAGGCGCTTCGAGAATTTTCGGCAGGCACACCCTGAGTGCAGGCTATGCCTATCTGGGAGAAAAAATTGAGGATAAGGCCACCCATATTCCGGCCAGCCAGAAAACTCACAGCATTCCGGGAGATTCAGCGGATCAGGATACCCACAGTTTTTATCTGCAGGATGCCATGGATTTTGGCCGCACCCTTGTGACCATAGGGGGACAGGTCGGTTACCATGAAGACTGGGATACGGAATGTAACCCACAGGCCGGCCTTGTGTTTCGTGCCATGGATACCCTGCACCTCCGGGCATCGGTGGGCAGAGCCTTTGCCGGTCCTTCCCTTTTGAAGCGTTATGCGGAAATGCCCCGCCAGAGAAGGCAGTTCATAGTTCGGCCCAACGCGGATCTCAAGCCGGAAAAATCCATTTCATGGCAGGCGGGTTTTGACTGGGAAGCCACCCCGGCCGTTCTGATTCGCGCGTCTTTTTTCAGAAATGAGATCGATGATCTGATTGTCACGGTGCCGGTTGACTACACTCAGACACCCAGACTGGAAACCTATGCCAATATCGGTGAGGCCGTTACCCAAGGGGTGGAATGGAGTGCATCCTGGCGGGTTTTTGAAGGCTTCCGGGCTACTCTCACCCACAGTTATACGGATACGGAAGACAAGAGTACCGGTAAAAAGCTGACAGACAGGCCGGAACACAGGGCGGGCCTGGATCTGGACTACCATTTTCGTTATCCGGATATCCGCTTCCGTCTTACGGGCTCATGGACAGGAGAACGGGATACCATGGACGGCAATACCAGAAAAAGCCTTTCCTCCTATGAAACGTTTGATCTTGCCGTCACCTGGAAACCGGTACCTCAGATGGAGCTTTTTACCCGCATTGAAAACCTCACCAATGAGAAAAACATTGAGGATGAATGGCGGCTGGACGGCACCGAATGGATGGCAGGGATGAAGTTTTATTTCTGA
- a CDS encoding DUF4405 domain-containing protein → MKSFSIKKWTSLTLFFAFVTASFSGIVLCIMPPGRIAYWLNWKLLGLGKEGWERLYLPFAIIILVLGTLHLLAYNWKLFVSYFRSRTNRKISAELYAALFFFGLVFISAVTEIPPASWILSGVDRAKDSWLSEETRPPFPMAEILSIRDISLRTGIPEERAMQKIREGGMEVKRPEQSIAFIARDNRVSAREIFLMITEGEP, encoded by the coding sequence ATGAAATCATTCAGCATCAAAAAATGGACCAGCCTTACCCTCTTTTTTGCGTTTGTCACGGCGAGTTTCAGCGGAATTGTGCTTTGCATTATGCCACCGGGCAGGATTGCCTACTGGCTGAACTGGAAGCTTCTGGGTCTTGGCAAGGAAGGCTGGGAACGTCTCTATCTTCCCTTTGCCATTATCATTTTGGTGCTGGGAACCCTTCATCTGCTTGCTTATAACTGGAAACTGTTTGTTTCCTATTTCAGAAGCAGGACAAACAGAAAAATATCGGCGGAACTCTATGCAGCCCTGTTTTTTTTTGGGCTGGTTTTTATTTCCGCTGTGACGGAAATTCCCCCGGCTTCTTGGATCCTGTCCGGTGTGGACAGGGCCAAGGATTCCTGGCTTTCCGAAGAAACCAGGCCTCCATTTCCCATGGCAGAAATTCTGAGCATCCGGGATATCAGCCTGCGAACGGGTATTCCTGAGGAAAGGGCTATGCAGAAGATTCGTGAAGGGGGTATGGAAGTGAAAAGGCCGGAGCAGTCCATTGCGTTTATTGCGCGGGATAACCGGGTCAGTGCAAGGGAAATTTTCCTTATGATTACGGAGGGAGAACCCTAA